The Mycolicibacterium aurum genome segment CATCATCTGCGACGTGTCGGGCACCTCGACGGCAACGGTCGGTTCCGGAACCGTGACGGCCTGCGGCACCGCGGGCAGTTCGGCGGGGATCGGCGCAGCCGGAATCGCTGCGGGCGCGGGAGCGGCCGGCGCGTCGGGGACGACCGCACCGGCGACGGACGTGTCGGTGACGGCCGGCGACGGCGAGTGGCCCACGAAGGAGTACAGACCCACGCCGATGATGGCGAGGGCCGCCACGCTCGCGGCGGCTGCCAGGCGGACCGGCACGCCGGTGGGCACCCGCAGCGAAAGCGGCACCCTCGCGGCGAGCCGGCGTAGCACGTTCCTGTCGTCGGTGTCGTCGAGGTCGGCCCGCGCCGCGCCGTACGCCATCACCATGTGGGGTGCGATGTGCCGGGCGGTGCGGTTGCGACCCTCCCTGGCGGCGTCCTCGGTCACCGTCTCGACGGTCTCGAAACCGAAGAGCCGGAGCTTGGTCCGCAGCCGGATGCCGTGCTGGCGTGCATCGTCGGTCCAGACCAGCCGGACACCGTCGATGTCCTCGTCGCTTTGCAGGGCGAATGCCTGGACGCTACGGGCCGCCGCCCGGGCTATTTCGTTGAGCGACTCCAGCTGCACCACCTCGTCGGCGATGATTCGTCCGTCGTAGGTGTCGACAAGCACCCACACAGCACTTGCTGCGGTCAAAGACAATCCCAGTACCACGCGCATAACTACCCCCAGACGGTTGCCGGTGTTGGCTTGATATCGGCACGTCTTGCCAAGATGTTACGCGTGGGACATCGCCAATTTGGGCCAGTGGCTAAATCGCAACTATCCAATTGGCGAATGCGGTGAAATAGCTGGCAGCTGCCCTAACTCCGGGCGGCCTCCAGCGCGTCGTTGAACGTCGTGCTCGGCCGCATCACGTCTGTGGTCTTGTCCCGGTCCGGGTAGTAGTAGCCGCCGATGTCGACAGGCTTGCCCTGCACCGCGCTGAACTCGGACACGATCGTCGACTCGTTCTCGGCCAGCGCCTTGGCCAGCGGCGCGAAGTGCTCGGCAAGCTCTTTGTCCTCGGTCTGCTTGGCCAGTTCCTGCGCCCAGTACATGGCGAGATAGAACTGGCTGCCCCGGTTGTCGAGCTCGCCGGCCTTGCGGGACGGACCCTTGTCGTTCTCCAGCAGCGTGCCGATCGCGGAGTCGAGCGTCTTGCCCAGCAGCGTGGCTTTCGCGTTGTCGAACTTGGCGCCCATGTCCTCGAACGACGCCCCGAGGGCCAGGTACTCCCCGAGGGAGTCCCACCGCAGGTGGTTCTCTTCGAGCAGCTGCGAGACGTGCTTGGGAGCCGACCCGCCCGCGCCGGTCTCGTACATGCCGCCACCGGCCATCAGCGGGACGATGGACAGCATCTTGGCGCTGGTGCCCAGCTCGAGGATCGGGAAGAGGTCGGTGAGGTAGTCGCGCAGGATGTTGCCGGTCACCGCGATGGTGTCCTGGCCGCGGATCACCCGCTCCAGCGTGTACCGCATCGCCCACACCTGCGGCAGGATCGTGATCTCCAGCCCGTCGGTGTCCTCGTCCTTGAGATAGGCCTTGACCTTCTTGCGCAGCTCGTTCTCGTGGGGGCGCTCGTCGTCCAGCCAGAACACCGCGGTCATGCCCGACGCGCGGGCCCGGTTCACCGCCAGCTTCACCCAGTCCCGGATGGCCGCGTCCTTGACGATCGGCATGCGCCAGATGTCGCCGGTTTCGACGTTCTGGGTCAGCAGCACCTCGCCGGTGTCGACATCGACGATGTCGGCGACGCCGTCTTCGGGGATCTCGAAGGTCTTGTCGTGGCTGCCGTATTCCTCGGCCTTCTGCGCCATCAGACCGACGTTGGGGACGGTGCCCATCGTGGTCGGGTCGAACTGTCCGTTCGTCTTGCAGAAGTTGATGATCTCCTGGTAGATCCGCGAGAACGTGGACTCGGGGTTGACGGCCTTGGTGTCCTTGGTGCGGCCGTCGGCGCCGTACATCTTGCCGCCGAGCCGGATCATCGCGGGCATCGACGCGTCGACGATCACGTCGCTAGGTGAATGGAAGTTCGTGATGCCGCGGGCCGAGTCGACCATCGCGAGCTCGGGGCGGTGCTCGTGGCAGGCGTGGATGTCACGGATGATCTCCTCGCGCTGCGACGCGGGCAGGGTCTCGATCTTGTCGTAGAGATCGGACATTCCGTTGTTGACGTTCACGCCGAGTTCGTCGAAAAGCTTCTGATGCTTGGCAAAGGCGTCCTTGTAGAAGACCTTGACCGCGTGGCCGAACACGATCGGGTGCGACACCTTCATCATGGTCGCCTTGACGTGCAGCGAGAACATCACGCCGGTCTTGTAGGCGTCCTCGATCTGCTCCTCGTAGAAGTCGCACAGCGCCTTCTTGCTCATGAACATGCTGTCGATGACGTCGCCCTCGTCGAGCTTGACCTCTTCCTTGAGCACGAGCGTCTCGCCGCCTGCGGTGGTGAGCACCATCTTGACCGTGCGGTCCTTGTCGATGGTCAGCGACTTCTCGCCGTGGTAGAAGTCGCCCTTCTTCATGGTCGCGACGTGGGTGCGCGACGCCTGGGACCACTCCCCCATGCTGTGCGGGTGCTTCCGCGCGTACTCCTTGACCGCCTTCGGCGCACGACGATCCGAGTTACCTTGGCGCAGAACCGGGTTGACGGCGCTACCGAGGACCTTGGAGTACCGCTCCTTGATGGCCTTCTCTTCGTCGTTCTTCGGCTCGCCCACCCAGTCGGGCAGGTCGTAGCCCTTGGCCTTGAGTTCTTTGATGGCGGCCAGCAACTGGGGTACCGAGGCGCTGATGTTGGGCAGCTTGATGATGTTGGTTTCACGCAGCTGGGTCAGCTCGCCGAGTTCGGCGAGGGTGTCGGGAACCTTCTGCTCGTCGGTCAGGCGGTCGCTGAACTCGGCGAGGATGCGCGCGGCCACGGAGATGTCGGTCGACTTCACGTCGATGCCCGCGGCCGAGGCGAAGGTCTGGACCACCGGCAGGAAGGCGTAAGTCGCAAGCAGCGGCGCCTCATCGGTCAGCGTGTAGATGATGGACGGCTGCTCGGCGCTCATGTGTGGTCTCTCCCGGGTCAGTTCGGTTCCTGGCGGTCGGCTCTTGTGGAGCTTCGCACCCTTCAGGCGCAGCGTACCGAAGTGTCGGCACCCGGTTCGGGTCAGTGCGCCCCCCGTCTGCCGCGCCGACACCGAGACCGATTCGGCCACCCGGCACACCACCGTCGGCACCACCTGCGTGCCTCAGCGCGGCAACGGCATCGTCGACTTCCACCACTTCCACTCCACGCCGTCGATGGATTCCGCGCTGTCCGGGCAGCCGTCCACTCATGTCGCCCACGGTCACCGGTGGGTTGACGGTGCGGTGCCATCAGGCATCCAATGGCGGTCATGCAAAAGGTGTCGATCGAAGCGCTCGCCCGTCAGCAACTGGAGAAGGCGGCTGCCAGCGGACGTAACGCTGCCGACACCGTGGTCGGCGGTCACGAACGGGTGCTGAGGCAGACCGTCATCGGCATGATCGCCGGCTCCGAGCTCGGTGAGCACGAGAACCCCGGGGAGGCGTCGCTCTACGTCCTCAAGGGTTCGGTGCGCTTGACGGCGGGCGACGAGCAGTGGGAAGCCCGCAGCGGAGATCTTCTGCTGATCCCGGACGCCAGGCACTCGCTGACCGCGCTGACGGATTCGGCGTTGTTGCTCACCGTCGCGAAGGTCAGGTGAAATCCGTCCCAGCGCTCACCGATTCCCAGGCAGCGATCTCGGCCTCACGTTCCCGGGCGACGCGGCGGTAGCCGTCCAACGCGTCCGTGCCCAGCAGCAGGAAGCCCGGCGGTGTGTCGGCCTCCACGGCGGAGGTGATGGCAGCGGCCGCCTTCGCCGGATCCCCGGCCTGCGTGCCGTGCACGGTGTCGTTCTCCTTGCGTCGTTTGCCGGCGGTGTCGGCGTAATCGGCGATCGGTGTCGCCGACTGGGTCAGCGAGCGGCCGGCGAAGTCGGTGCGGAACCCGCCGGGTTCGACGATGGTGACCGAGATACCCAGTGGCGCAAGCTCTCCGCGGAGAGAGCCGCTGAGCCCTTCGAGAGCCGCCTTCACCGCGGCGTAGTAGCCCGATCCGACGGGGGTGAGCTGCGCACCGATCGA includes the following:
- a CDS encoding cupin domain-containing protein, which produces MQKVSIEALARQQLEKAAASGRNAADTVVGGHERVLRQTVIGMIAGSELGEHENPGEASLYVLKGSVRLTAGDEQWEARSGDLLLIPDARHSLTALTDSALLLTVAKVR
- a CDS encoding oxidoreductase, with the protein product MSTWLITGSSTGLGRALAEAVVEKGDNVVATARNVDAVADLAASAPDRVLAVALDVTEPDQIADAVRQAEQRFGGVDVLVNNAGYGYRAAVEEGEDADVRTLFETHVFGAVALIKAVLPGMRARRTGAIVNISSIGAQLTPVGSGYYAAVKAALEGLSGSLRGELAPLGISVTIVEPGGFRTDFAGRSLTQSATPIADYADTAGKRRKENDTVHGTQAGDPAKAAAAITSAVEADTPPGFLLLGTDALDGYRRVAREREAEIAAWESVSAGTDFT
- a CDS encoding NADP-dependent isocitrate dehydrogenase; this encodes MSAEQPSIIYTLTDEAPLLATYAFLPVVQTFASAAGIDVKSTDISVAARILAEFSDRLTDEQKVPDTLAELGELTQLRETNIIKLPNISASVPQLLAAIKELKAKGYDLPDWVGEPKNDEEKAIKERYSKVLGSAVNPVLRQGNSDRRAPKAVKEYARKHPHSMGEWSQASRTHVATMKKGDFYHGEKSLTIDKDRTVKMVLTTAGGETLVLKEEVKLDEGDVIDSMFMSKKALCDFYEEQIEDAYKTGVMFSLHVKATMMKVSHPIVFGHAVKVFYKDAFAKHQKLFDELGVNVNNGMSDLYDKIETLPASQREEIIRDIHACHEHRPELAMVDSARGITNFHSPSDVIVDASMPAMIRLGGKMYGADGRTKDTKAVNPESTFSRIYQEIINFCKTNGQFDPTTMGTVPNVGLMAQKAEEYGSHDKTFEIPEDGVADIVDVDTGEVLLTQNVETGDIWRMPIVKDAAIRDWVKLAVNRARASGMTAVFWLDDERPHENELRKKVKAYLKDEDTDGLEITILPQVWAMRYTLERVIRGQDTIAVTGNILRDYLTDLFPILELGTSAKMLSIVPLMAGGGMYETGAGGSAPKHVSQLLEENHLRWDSLGEYLALGASFEDMGAKFDNAKATLLGKTLDSAIGTLLENDKGPSRKAGELDNRGSQFYLAMYWAQELAKQTEDKELAEHFAPLAKALAENESTIVSEFSAVQGKPVDIGGYYYPDRDKTTDVMRPSTTFNDALEAARS